The genomic stretch GGTGAGCGAGGGCGCGCCGACCTCGGCGAGCGCCTTCTTGACTGCACCGAGCTTCTCGGGGCGGATCACTGCGACGATCATCTCGATTTCGCTCATTCTTCGGAGCCTCCGTCCGTGCGGACGACGTCCTCTGACTCAAAGGTGATGCCGCCGTCGGCGGCGACGTCGGGCTTGCCGAACTCGGGGTAGGTGTCGACGCCGTGTTCGGAGCTGTCGAGGCCGGCCTGTTCGTGCGCGGGGGTGACGCGGGCCTGTCCGATGGCCTTCAGGACGCTGAACACCACGGCCGTCGCGGCGAACGTCCACAGCGCGATGACGACCACGCCGACGACCTGGTTCACCAGCGTACCCACGGTGAACCCGTTGACGCTGAAGAACGGGAACAGGAGTGCGCCGAGTACGCCGGCGGAGCCGTGGACCGGGAAGACCGCACAGACGTCGTCGATGTTGAGGCGCTTCTCGACGAACTCGAAGACGATGGGGAGCTGCGCACCGGCGAGGAGGCCGATGACGAGCGCACCCGGCCAGACGACGGCGTCGGTGACCGAGGTGATGCCGACGAGGCCGGCGAGGAGACCGTTGGCGACGTAGAGGGTGTCGACCTTGCCGGTCTTCACGACCGAGAGCGCGGCAGCGCCGATGGCACCCGCACCCATCGCGAGCGTCGTGGTGAGCGCGACGCGGCCGACGTAGCTGAACGAGCCGAGCGTGACGCTGCCGTCGTCGGCCATGGCGAGCGGTGCGGCGGCGGTGCCGACGTTGAAGCCGTACCAGCCGAACGCGAGGATGAGCGTCCCCAGGACGGCGAAGGTCAGCGAGTGACCGGGGATGACGTTCACGGAGCCGTCCTCGTTGAAGCGGTCCATCCGCGGGCCGATGATCCACGCCGCGGTGAGGCCGGCGATACCGCCCATGCCGTGGACGATCATCCCACCCGCGAAGTCGTGGAAGTCGACGAGGAAGCCGCCGGCCCACGTGAGGCCGGTGACGACCGGGTAGATGACGGCCGCGAGGAGGATGGTGTAGGTGACGTACGCGCGGAGCTTCGCGCGGCCCGCGACGGCCCCGGAGACGATGGTCGCGGCGGTCATCGCGAAGACGGCACCGAAGAGCCAGCCGACCCACGCCGTGGACTCACCGGGGTACCAGACGTCGGTGAACGAACCCATGAACGAGTACGAGCCGCCGCCGGTCGCGCCGCCGACGATGGTCGAGATGGCGGCACCGACGAGGAAGAAGGTGATGACGCCCACCGACCAGGTGAGCAGGTTCTTCGTCAGCTGGTTGGCGACGTTCTTCGAGCGTACCTGCCCCGCCTCGAGCATGGCGAAGCCGGCGTGCATGAAGAAGATCAAGAACGTGACGGTGAGAACCCACACGAGGTTCACCGCCTCGACGATGGCCGAGAGGTCTGACTGCATGAGGAGGTCCACGTTCATTCGGACGACTCCTCCGTGGTTGGTGCGATGGTCGTGGTGCTTGGACAGTTGGTCATGATTTTAGCTTATTTCCGCAGTTTTGTATCGCGGATTACGTCAGTACGTATCCACATACGAGTATATAATCATTGGTCTTTACAAATGGCAAAATACGTCGTCCTTAATGGTCATCCGTCTAATCTGAAATCAAATATATGGTATATAAGGTCGTACATATCGAACTCTCCTCACAAATATTGCCCGGCAACTGGACGTTCGTGGACCGCGACTGACGGGAGACGCGCGTGCTGATGGACCTGTGACCGACCGGTGCGCGCGCCAGGTGCGTCTGCTCGCGCCGGACGGCCGACAGGCGTCTCGGGTGAAACGCGCCAGTACGCTGGACAAACGAGCACCCTGGTACGGCTCTCGGGGGTGTGCCCGCCGGCAGGTCGAATTCGGTGACGACCGCGAGAAGGAGTCCGTGGAGGAAGGTGTCAGCGGGGACCGACGGAGTGCGCGTCGGACTGTGGGCTCGGACGGTTAGACGGCCCCGACTCCGTCCGTTCCGGTGCGGATCTGGACCGCGTCGCTCACGGGGAGGACGAATATCTTCCCGTCGCCCTTCTCGCCGGTGTTGGCGGCCTCGCTGATGGCCTCGACGACGTCCTCGGCGGGGATGTCGGCGACGACACACTCGACTTTGACCTTCTGGTGGAGGTCGACGGTGTACTCCTCGCCGCGCCACTGGCTCTTCTTCGCGGGCTGGGAGCCCCGCCCCGACACGTTCGTGACGGTGAGCGAGGGGGCACCCGCCTCCGCGAGCGCCTGTTTGACCGCGCCGAGTTTCTCGGGACGGATGACCGCGACGATCATCTCGATTCCGCTCTCGGCTTCGCTCATTCGTCAGCACCCCCGTCCGTCCGGACGCCGCCGTCGGCAGCCATCGGATTCTCGGGGCTCTTGTTGCCCGTGAACTCGGGGTACGCCGAGATGCCGTGTTCGCCCTCGTCGAGACCGATCTCCTCCTCTTCGGCACTCACGCGGAGGCCCCAGGTGGCGTCGGCGACCCCGAAGGCGACCATCGAGGTCAGGACGGTCCACGTGCCGATGA from Salinigranum halophilum encodes the following:
- a CDS encoding ammonium transporter, whose translation is MQSDLSAIVEAVNLVWVLTVTFLIFFMHAGFAMLEAGQVRSKNVANQLTKNLLTWSVGVITFFLVGAAISTIVGGATGGGSYSFMGSFTDVWYPGESTAWVGWLFGAVFAMTAATIVSGAVAGRAKLRAYVTYTILLAAVIYPVVTGLTWAGGFLVDFHDFAGGMIVHGMGGIAGLTAAWIIGPRMDRFNEDGSVNVIPGHSLTFAVLGTLILAFGWYGFNVGTAAAPLAMADDGSVTLGSFSYVGRVALTTTLAMGAGAIGAAALSVVKTGKVDTLYVANGLLAGLVGITSVTDAVVWPGALVIGLLAGAQLPIVFEFVEKRLNIDDVCAVFPVHGSAGVLGALLFPFFSVNGFTVGTLVNQVVGVVVIALWTFAATAVVFSVLKAIGQARVTPAHEQAGLDSSEHGVDTYPEFGKPDVAADGGITFESEDVVRTDGGSEE
- a CDS encoding P-II family nitrogen regulator, producing the protein MSEAESGIEMIVAVIRPEKLGAVKQALAEAGAPSLTVTNVSGRGSQPAKKSQWRGEEYTVDLHQKVKVECVVADIPAEDVVEAISEAANTGEKGDGKIFVLPVSDAVQIRTGTDGVGAV